One stretch of Akkermansia sp. RCC_12PD DNA includes these proteins:
- the pssA gene encoding CDP-diacylglycerol--serine O-phosphatidyltransferase has protein sequence MDKKIFPDEPEIPILPNLFTAGNLVCGFFAILTIFEGINQADSDAVAAFACYQNATFLIFAACLFDLFDGRIARMRGQDGPFGREFDSLADIVSFGIAPALLVAKAVLFQLSPPEVGWGIGILYLLCAALRLARFNCMASAPRKEGQSSDFVGLPVPMAAGAVVSTMYLVMYLAGRAPDGAMDLGVFKYVIALAMAGVSVLMMSRVVYPSFKHINMRTRGTMYAIVLIVLTVICIFKFPWVMPAVIFSIYLLYGLVRPWVARRWRNKLEASDGEEE, from the coding sequence ATGGACAAGAAGATTTTTCCGGATGAACCCGAAATTCCCATTTTGCCGAACCTGTTCACGGCAGGGAACCTGGTGTGCGGATTTTTCGCCATTCTGACGATTTTTGAAGGGATCAACCAGGCGGACAGCGATGCCGTGGCGGCCTTTGCCTGTTATCAGAACGCCACGTTCCTGATTTTCGCGGCTTGTCTGTTCGATTTGTTTGACGGCCGGATTGCGCGTATGCGCGGGCAGGACGGCCCGTTTGGAAGGGAGTTCGATTCTCTGGCGGACATTGTTTCTTTCGGCATCGCTCCGGCGCTTCTGGTGGCCAAGGCGGTATTGTTCCAGCTTTCTCCGCCGGAAGTGGGCTGGGGCATCGGCATTTTGTACCTGCTGTGCGCCGCCCTGCGTCTGGCGCGCTTCAACTGCATGGCGTCGGCTCCCCGCAAGGAAGGCCAGAGCAGCGATTTCGTGGGACTTCCCGTTCCGATGGCGGCCGGGGCTGTGGTTTCCACCATGTATCTGGTGATGTACCTGGCTGGCAGGGCGCCGGATGGGGCCATGGACCTGGGCGTGTTCAAGTACGTGATCGCCCTGGCGATGGCAGGCGTTTCCGTGCTGATGATGAGCCGGGTGGTTTATCCCAGTTTCAAGCACATCAACATGCGTACGCGGGGTACGATGTACGCGATCGTGCTCATTGTGCTGACGGTCATCTGCATTTTCAAATTCCCGTGGGTGATGCCCGCGGTCATTTTCTCCATTTACCTGCTTTATGGGCTGGTGCGCCCCTGGGTGGCCCGCCGCTGGCGGAACAAGCTGGAAGCCAGCGACGGGGAGGAGGAGTAA
- a CDS encoding ATP-binding cassette domain-containing protein yields MNANSRLLIDCRNVRKMFPDPAGVPFAAVAGISFRLSSGEIVGLLGPDGAGKTTLIRLITGLMKPHEGSISVLNLDSVKKSRAIQSSIGYMPQKFGLYEDLTVRENMELYARMHGVSGQDREKRFRDLLSMTSLERFTGRLAGKLSGGMKQKLGLCCSLISSPSLILLDEPTVGVDPLSRRELWNILRQFSHEEGVGVLVSTSYMDESAYCNRTLIMYQGRLLVDAPPADVIARAEGMCVTVQTPEKINTRQFQSRLATMPGIINATPQGGTVRIILPPDHPTRQKLEEYHPQPGRPDFSDGFMTLLAEQTDPASGDIPVPEGKPLPEQAAEGDVVIRVTDLVRQFGSFTAVNHVSFSVRKGQVFGLLGPNGAGKSTTFRMLCGLLPATSGTLNVAGADLRTAAARARRKVGYVAQKFSMYGMLTTRQNLEFFAGAYGMAGKERKEAIQAMEKEFRLTPYMNAPAAHLPGGYKQRLSMACGLLHSPDILFLDEPTSGADPLARRDFWLRINSLAEKGVTIIITTHFLGEAEFCDNMLIMMDGTTLAEGSPDEIRKHAPPREDGAPASLEDAFLAITEKYMKKGGENP; encoded by the coding sequence ATGAACGCAAACTCCCGTCTTCTGATCGACTGCCGGAACGTGCGCAAAATGTTCCCGGACCCGGCAGGCGTCCCCTTTGCGGCGGTGGCCGGAATCTCCTTCCGCCTGTCTTCCGGGGAAATCGTGGGGCTGCTGGGGCCGGACGGCGCGGGAAAAACCACCCTCATCCGCCTGATCACGGGGCTGATGAAACCGCATGAAGGCTCCATCTCCGTCCTGAATCTGGACTCCGTGAAAAAAAGCCGTGCCATTCAATCCTCCATCGGTTACATGCCGCAGAAATTCGGCCTGTACGAGGACCTCACCGTCCGGGAAAACATGGAGCTTTACGCCCGCATGCACGGCGTCTCCGGCCAGGACCGGGAAAAACGCTTCCGCGACCTCCTCTCCATGACCAGCCTGGAACGCTTCACCGGACGCCTGGCAGGCAAACTCTCCGGCGGCATGAAGCAGAAGCTGGGGCTGTGCTGCTCGCTGATCTCCTCCCCGTCCCTCATCCTGCTGGACGAACCTACGGTGGGCGTGGACCCACTCTCCCGCCGGGAACTGTGGAACATCCTCCGGCAATTCTCCCATGAGGAAGGCGTGGGGGTGCTCGTCAGCACCTCGTACATGGATGAATCCGCCTACTGCAACAGAACCCTCATCATGTATCAGGGGCGGCTGCTCGTGGACGCGCCGCCCGCGGACGTCATCGCGCGCGCGGAAGGCATGTGCGTCACGGTGCAGACCCCGGAAAAAATCAACACCCGCCAGTTCCAGAGCAGGCTGGCCACCATGCCCGGCATCATCAACGCCACGCCCCAGGGCGGAACAGTCCGCATCATCCTGCCGCCGGACCACCCCACGCGGCAAAAACTGGAGGAATACCATCCCCAGCCGGGCCGTCCGGATTTCTCCGACGGCTTCATGACCCTGCTGGCGGAACAAACGGACCCGGCGTCCGGCGACATTCCCGTTCCGGAAGGCAAGCCGCTCCCGGAACAGGCGGCGGAAGGGGACGTCGTCATCCGGGTCACGGACCTCGTGCGCCAATTCGGTAGCTTCACCGCCGTCAACCACGTCAGCTTCTCCGTCCGGAAAGGGCAGGTCTTCGGACTGCTGGGTCCGAATGGTGCCGGGAAAAGCACCACCTTCCGCATGCTCTGCGGGCTGCTGCCTGCCACTAGCGGCACGCTCAACGTAGCGGGTGCTGATTTGCGGACAGCCGCCGCCCGGGCACGGCGGAAAGTAGGGTACGTAGCCCAGAAATTCTCCATGTACGGCATGCTCACCACGCGGCAGAACCTGGAATTCTTCGCCGGGGCTTACGGCATGGCCGGGAAGGAAAGAAAGGAGGCCATCCAGGCCATGGAAAAGGAATTCCGCCTCACCCCCTACATGAACGCCCCCGCCGCCCACCTGCCCGGCGGCTACAAGCAGCGCCTCAGCATGGCGTGCGGGCTGCTCCACTCCCCGGACATCCTCTTTCTGGACGAGCCCACCTCCGGCGCGGACCCGCTGGCACGGCGCGACTTCTGGCTGCGCATCAACTCGCTGGCGGAAAAAGGAGTCACCATCATCATCACCACGCACTTCCTGGGAGAAGCGGAATTCTGCGACAACATGCTCATCATGATGGACGGCACCACGCTGGCGGAAGGCTCCCCGGATGAAATACGCAAACACGCCCCGCCCCGGGAGGATGGCGCGCCCGCCTCCCTGGAAGATGCCTTCCTGGCTATCACGGAAAAATACATGAAGAAAGGAGGGGAAAACCCATGA
- a CDS encoding efflux RND transporter periplasmic adaptor subunit: protein MKKLVIILILLCAAGAAAWFIYREAPAGPEQEAVLYGNVDLRQVDLAFLISERIDSVLVDEGDTVTAGQKLATLETVRLQQAVDEARQTAEAARQNYLRVKNGPRREEIAQARANVESAQATLNNAALRSKRLVALAETKSISRQEADDAVASQRVAAANLDVAQKQLELLLAGSRAEDIAQALAQYNQARANLTIREQNLKDAILYAPSDAVVRNRILEKGDMASPQKPVYNLSLNHTKWVRAYLTETQLGKVRPGFSATVHNDSFPGTDFKGTVGFISSVAEFTPKNVETPDLRTALVYEVRIIVDDPDNRLRLGAPATVTIPLDQENGRPSPEQSRP from the coding sequence ATGAAAAAGCTGGTGATCATCCTGATCCTGCTGTGTGCCGCAGGCGCGGCGGCCTGGTTCATTTACCGGGAAGCTCCCGCCGGCCCCGAGCAGGAAGCCGTGCTCTACGGCAACGTGGACCTCAGGCAGGTGGATCTGGCTTTCCTGATCTCCGAGAGGATCGACTCCGTGCTGGTGGACGAAGGAGACACCGTCACCGCCGGACAGAAACTCGCCACGCTGGAAACGGTCCGCCTGCAGCAGGCCGTAGATGAAGCGCGCCAGACGGCGGAAGCCGCCCGCCAGAACTACCTGCGGGTGAAAAACGGCCCCCGCCGGGAAGAAATAGCCCAGGCACGGGCGAATGTGGAATCCGCCCAGGCCACGCTGAACAATGCCGCCCTGCGCAGCAAAAGGCTCGTGGCGCTGGCTGAAACCAAATCCATCTCCCGGCAGGAAGCGGACGACGCCGTAGCCTCCCAGCGGGTGGCCGCCGCCAATCTGGACGTAGCGCAAAAACAGCTGGAACTGCTCCTGGCCGGCTCCCGCGCGGAAGACATAGCCCAGGCACTCGCCCAGTACAACCAGGCCAGGGCCAATCTCACCATCAGGGAGCAAAATCTGAAAGACGCCATTCTCTACGCTCCGAGTGACGCCGTAGTGCGCAACCGCATCCTGGAAAAAGGGGACATGGCCTCACCCCAGAAACCCGTTTACAACCTCTCCCTGAACCACACCAAATGGGTAAGGGCATACCTCACGGAAACCCAGCTTGGAAAAGTCAGGCCCGGTTTCTCCGCCACCGTGCATAACGACAGCTTTCCCGGCACGGACTTCAAGGGAACGGTGGGCTTCATTTCCTCCGTTGCGGAATTCACGCCCAAGAACGTGGAAACGCCGGACCTCAGAACAGCCCTGGTCTATGAAGTGCGCATCATCGTGGACGACCCGGACAACCGGCTGCGCCTGGGCGCCCCGGCCACAGTCACTATCCCCCTGGACCAGGAAAACGGCCGGCCCTCTCCGGAACAGTCCAGGCCATGA
- the folP gene encoding dihydropteroate synthase, whose product MNWFVRRHELNVERGGVLMGIVNVTPDSFSDGGRFYALEEALGHAEELERQGAVILDIGGESTRPGAAEVSADEEVARVLPVVRELRKRSEAVISVDTRHAAVAAAVLEAGADVINDISGLSDPGMAELCAEARCGVVVMHMQGRPETMQDAPAYGDVLEEVRRYFEERYDFLLGKGLLPEQVCWDPGIGFGKTLDHNLTLLSNMDQLHVAGRPVLLGLSRKRMLGAILGGTDSGREPLSTAVMTVWGHLHGAQIHRIHDVEESARALRLVQAAEPFVR is encoded by the coding sequence ATGAATTGGTTCGTAAGGCGACATGAGTTGAACGTAGAACGCGGCGGCGTGCTGATGGGGATTGTGAATGTTACTCCGGATTCCTTTTCCGACGGAGGCCGTTTTTATGCGCTGGAAGAGGCCCTTGGCCATGCGGAGGAGCTGGAACGGCAGGGCGCCGTTATTCTGGACATAGGGGGCGAGTCCACACGTCCGGGAGCGGCGGAGGTTTCCGCGGATGAGGAGGTGGCCCGCGTGCTGCCCGTGGTGCGGGAGCTCCGGAAGCGGTCGGAGGCCGTGATTTCCGTGGATACACGCCATGCCGCCGTGGCCGCCGCGGTGCTGGAGGCGGGGGCGGACGTGATCAATGATATTTCCGGCTTGTCGGACCCCGGCATGGCGGAACTGTGTGCGGAAGCGCGCTGCGGTGTAGTGGTGATGCATATGCAAGGGCGCCCGGAGACGATGCAGGACGCGCCCGCATACGGGGATGTTCTGGAGGAGGTGCGCCGCTATTTTGAGGAACGGTATGATTTTCTGCTGGGAAAGGGGCTTTTGCCGGAACAGGTCTGCTGGGACCCCGGCATCGGTTTCGGCAAGACGCTGGACCATAACCTGACTCTTCTTTCCAATATGGACCAGCTGCATGTGGCGGGGCGTCCGGTGCTGCTGGGCCTTTCCCGCAAGCGCATGCTGGGCGCCATCCTGGGCGGAACGGATTCGGGACGGGAGCCGCTGAGTACTGCGGTGATGACGGTATGGGGGCATTTGCACGGCGCCCAAATCCACCGCATTCATGATGTGGAAGAGAGCGCCCGCGCGCTGCGGCTGGTCCAGGCCGCCGAACCGTTTGTACGCTGA
- a CDS encoding ABC transporter permease, protein MISSLKRIGALIVKELHQVVRDPGNVGIAVILPAVLLLLFGYGMSMDIKNVRIAYLAVPASSESTNLETRLTLSKYFQTRRVFSTREAEELLRTHEVDAFIALQSNAPDTLNGGVTKVQIVVNGVNANQATLIRNYLQAVVGSWGASLHGQSAPVLDVQTRTRFNEANDSHYYLVPGVIVTIMTMIGALLTSLVMAREYERGTLESLFVTPVGSGEILTAKAATNFLLGMVSLAISMVFAAFVFGIPIRGSLTLLLAVSALFLIVALGLGLVISTATKNQFLACQFAIMGTFMPALMLSGFLYDILNMPPAVRALTYMIPARYYVTLLQTLFLAGDIPSVIIPCCITLGVFAVVLMGIARLKAPKSLE, encoded by the coding sequence ATGATCTCCTCTCTCAAACGCATCGGCGCCCTCATCGTCAAGGAACTGCACCAGGTAGTCAGAGACCCCGGCAACGTGGGAATCGCCGTCATCCTTCCCGCCGTGCTTCTGCTCCTCTTCGGCTACGGCATGAGCATGGACATCAAAAACGTGCGCATCGCGTACCTGGCCGTTCCGGCCTCCAGCGAATCCACCAATCTGGAAACGCGCCTCACCCTCTCCAAATACTTCCAGACCCGGCGCGTCTTCTCCACCCGCGAGGCGGAAGAACTGCTGCGCACCCATGAAGTGGATGCCTTCATCGCCCTGCAAAGCAACGCCCCGGACACCCTCAACGGCGGCGTCACCAAAGTCCAGATCGTCGTCAACGGGGTCAACGCCAACCAGGCCACCCTCATCCGCAACTACCTTCAGGCCGTTGTGGGTTCCTGGGGGGCCTCCCTGCACGGACAGTCCGCCCCCGTGCTGGACGTACAGACGCGCACCCGCTTCAATGAAGCCAACGACAGCCACTACTACCTGGTTCCCGGCGTCATCGTCACCATTATGACCATGATCGGGGCGCTCCTCACTTCCCTGGTCATGGCGCGGGAATATGAACGGGGCACACTGGAAAGCCTCTTCGTCACCCCCGTGGGCAGCGGGGAAATCCTCACTGCCAAGGCGGCTACCAACTTCCTGCTGGGCATGGTCAGCCTGGCCATCTCCATGGTCTTCGCCGCCTTTGTCTTCGGCATCCCCATCCGCGGCTCCCTCACCCTGCTGCTGGCGGTCTCCGCCCTGTTCCTCATTGTGGCCCTGGGGTTGGGGCTCGTCATCTCCACGGCCACGAAAAACCAGTTCCTGGCCTGCCAGTTCGCCATCATGGGCACCTTCATGCCGGCCCTCATGCTCTCCGGCTTCCTGTACGACATTCTGAACATGCCGCCCGCCGTGCGCGCCCTCACCTACATGATCCCGGCGCGCTATTACGTCACCCTGCTCCAGACCCTCTTCCTGGCCGGGGACATCCCCTCCGTCATCATCCCGTGCTGCATCACACTGGGCGTCTTTGCCGTCGTCCTCATGGGCATCGCCCGTTTGAAAGCTCCCAAATCCCTGGAATAA
- the alaS gene encoding alanine--tRNA ligase, which yields MMTATEIRQSFLEFFREKQHTVVPSASLMPQSPGLLFTNAGMNQFVPYFLGVWTPPWKPARATDTQKCIRAGGKHNDLEDVGYDSYHHTFFEMLGNWSFGDYFKKEAIHWAWELVVERWGFPAERLYATVYAPDKSKGDPGEFDQEAWNYWAELFRSRGLDPEVHIVHGNVKDNFWMMGETGPCGPCSELHVDLTPNGDTQGRLVNKDSDLCIEIWNLVFIQYNAESDGSMRNLPACHVDTGMGFERACSIMQCTDGFKDFSRKPSNYATDVFRPLFDRLEALSGREYSDVYPAPGSKLVAAGDDVLQEAIAFRVIADHVRTLSFSIADGILPGNNGRNYVLRRILRRAVRYGRRLGFTQPFLAELVDTLVASFGQVFPELVSRADTVKEVLTREEASFNETLDRGLELFDAETASAGKVTGEFAFKLYDTYGFPVDLTALLAEERGLDIDMERFNRLMEEQRDRARAARKSEVVRALDLKTDAVTDFTGYDVDECAATVLEVSRQGDSLFIITDKTPFYAEMGGQVSDAGLIEIGGDSYHVAAVQQIGGARAHVVEYQEGLNVKPGDRVHLSIDAERRRRVEAHHTATHLLHCALHQEVSPDAAQQGSFVSEDRLRFDFNSGAVTPDQLRKIEEKVNGWIDAGLPVYCTERAYAEVKGNSAIAQFFGDKYGDLVRVVQVGGCENALDGVSMEFCGGTHIANTKDIGLFKIKSEGAIASGVRRIEAMTGDAALEMIRQHVVAKSLEIAKAVEKIKEVNYALEDMGLEQVPVPTIEGKPGLSAIGASDIRTVNESLERFDASVEHFKQTALDAEKKLKKARAGQSAARADALLNEWLSGGSASLIQVAEGSGELLQELLNGLKKRQYAGAAFLLCVDSSSLLLGAYCGKDAIADGLSAGDLVREVSSLGGGKGGGRADQARGSAPQDADPQTLAAAARKIING from the coding sequence ATGATGACCGCCACCGAGATCCGCCAAAGCTTTCTGGAATTTTTCCGCGAGAAACAGCACACGGTCGTGCCTTCTGCCTCTTTGATGCCCCAAAGCCCCGGCCTGTTGTTCACAAATGCCGGCATGAACCAGTTTGTTCCCTATTTCCTGGGCGTGTGGACGCCGCCGTGGAAGCCCGCCCGCGCCACGGACACCCAGAAGTGCATCCGCGCCGGAGGCAAGCACAATGACCTGGAGGATGTGGGCTATGATTCCTACCACCACACGTTTTTCGAGATGCTGGGCAACTGGTCCTTCGGCGATTATTTCAAGAAGGAAGCCATTCACTGGGCCTGGGAGCTGGTCGTGGAACGCTGGGGGTTTCCGGCGGAACGGCTGTACGCCACGGTGTACGCGCCGGACAAGAGCAAGGGGGATCCCGGGGAGTTTGACCAGGAGGCCTGGAATTACTGGGCGGAACTGTTCCGTTCCCGCGGGCTGGACCCGGAGGTTCACATTGTGCACGGCAACGTGAAGGACAATTTCTGGATGATGGGAGAGACCGGTCCCTGCGGCCCCTGCTCCGAATTGCACGTGGACCTGACCCCGAACGGCGATACGCAGGGCAGGCTGGTGAACAAGGATTCCGATTTGTGCATTGAGATTTGGAATCTGGTGTTCATCCAGTACAATGCGGAGAGCGACGGTTCCATGCGCAACCTGCCGGCCTGCCATGTGGATACGGGCATGGGCTTCGAACGCGCCTGCTCCATCATGCAATGCACGGACGGGTTCAAGGATTTTTCCCGCAAGCCTTCCAATTACGCCACGGATGTGTTCCGCCCGCTGTTTGACAGGCTGGAAGCCTTGAGCGGCCGGGAGTACTCGGACGTTTATCCCGCCCCCGGCTCCAAGCTGGTGGCCGCCGGGGACGACGTTCTCCAGGAGGCGATCGCCTTCCGTGTGATTGCCGACCACGTGCGTACTTTGAGTTTTTCCATTGCGGACGGAATTTTGCCGGGCAACAACGGCCGCAATTACGTGTTGCGCCGCATTTTGCGCCGTGCCGTGCGCTATGGTCGCCGCCTGGGGTTCACCCAGCCGTTCCTGGCAGAACTGGTGGATACGCTGGTGGCCTCCTTCGGCCAGGTGTTCCCGGAACTGGTTTCCCGTGCTGATACGGTGAAGGAGGTACTGACCCGTGAAGAAGCCAGCTTCAATGAAACGCTGGACCGCGGCCTGGAATTGTTTGACGCGGAAACCGCTTCCGCCGGGAAGGTGACCGGCGAGTTTGCCTTCAAGCTTTACGATACCTACGGATTCCCGGTGGACCTGACCGCCCTGCTTGCGGAGGAACGCGGGCTGGACATCGACATGGAACGCTTCAACCGTCTGATGGAGGAACAGCGCGACCGGGCCCGCGCGGCGCGGAAGAGCGAAGTGGTGCGCGCCCTGGATTTGAAGACGGACGCCGTAACGGATTTCACGGGCTACGATGTGGACGAGTGCGCCGCTACCGTGCTGGAAGTGAGCCGCCAGGGGGACTCCCTGTTTATTATTACGGACAAGACGCCGTTTTACGCGGAGATGGGCGGCCAGGTGTCCGATGCCGGACTGATCGAGATCGGCGGGGACAGCTACCACGTGGCGGCCGTCCAGCAGATCGGCGGAGCGCGCGCCCATGTGGTGGAGTACCAGGAAGGGCTGAACGTGAAGCCCGGGGACCGCGTGCATTTGAGCATTGACGCGGAACGCCGCCGCCGGGTGGAGGCCCACCATACCGCCACCCACCTCCTGCACTGCGCCCTGCACCAGGAGGTGAGCCCGGACGCGGCCCAGCAGGGGTCCTTCGTCTCGGAAGACCGCCTGCGCTTTGATTTCAACAGCGGAGCCGTCACGCCGGACCAGCTGCGGAAGATTGAAGAGAAGGTAAACGGCTGGATTGACGCCGGACTGCCGGTGTATTGCACGGAACGCGCCTATGCGGAGGTGAAGGGGAATTCCGCCATCGCCCAGTTTTTTGGGGACAAGTACGGAGATTTGGTGCGCGTCGTCCAGGTGGGCGGCTGCGAGAACGCGCTGGATGGCGTCTCCATGGAGTTCTGCGGGGGCACCCACATCGCGAACACGAAGGATATCGGCCTGTTCAAGATTAAAAGCGAAGGAGCCATCGCCTCCGGAGTGCGCCGCATTGAGGCCATGACGGGGGATGCCGCCCTGGAGATGATCCGCCAGCACGTCGTCGCCAAGAGCCTGGAGATCGCCAAAGCGGTGGAAAAGATCAAGGAAGTGAATTATGCCCTGGAGGACATGGGGCTGGAGCAGGTTCCGGTTCCCACCATTGAGGGCAAGCCCGGCCTGTCCGCCATCGGAGCTTCCGACATTCGCACGGTGAACGAGTCTCTGGAACGGTTTGACGCCAGCGTGGAACATTTCAAGCAGACGGCCCTGGATGCGGAGAAGAAGCTGAAGAAGGCCCGCGCCGGACAGTCCGCCGCCAGGGCCGACGCCCTACTGAACGAATGGCTTTCCGGTGGTTCCGCTTCCCTGATTCAGGTGGCGGAAGGGTCGGGGGAGCTTCTTCAGGAACTGCTCAACGGCTTGAAAAAGCGCCAATATGCGGGGGCGGCCTTTCTGCTGTGCGTAGACAGTTCTTCCTTGCTCCTGGGGGCGTATTGTGGCAAAGATGCCATTGCAGACGGCTTGTCCGCCGGGGATTTGGTCCGCGAGGTGTCGTCCCTTGGCGGCGGCAAAGGCGGCGGCCGGGCCGATCAGGCCCGAGGCTCCGCCCCGCAGGATGCGGACCCCCAGACGCTGGCCGCTGCGGCGCGCAAGATTATCAACGGGTAA